GCAACCCATAGGCCTGCCAGCCTTCACGCTTGTGGATGAACGTCGGCCACGTCTCGATTGCCGCTTGGTCGGCGTAGGGGAAGTGGTAGGCCTGTTCCTGCCGGACCTCGATGCGGGGCATGCCCGCCAGGAAGCCGGCGGGCAGGGACAGGGAACCGAGGAGCTGGGGGAGCCAGCCGCCGGCAGCGACAACGACATTGGCGGCCTTGAACGCACGGGCGTCCTCTGAAGTCAGAATGTAGTCACCGGCGGTTCCCTTGATGGAAGCGACGGCCCAGTTGGTGTGCAGTGCCGCGCCGTGGGTCACCGCTTGGTCCACCATCGCCGCGACGGACTCATACGCGTCGATGACGCCGGCTCCGGGGTGCCACAGAACGTCGGTGTCGAAGGCGATCTGGCCCCACCGGTCCTGGGCTTCCTTTGCGGTGACGAGTTCGTGCTCGATCCCATGAGTGGACAGGGCCGCTGCGAGACGCTCAGGCTGGCGGACGGCGCCGTAATCCACGGCTCCGGTCGGGGTGATGAGCTGCTTGCCGGACAGGCGGGCGAGTTCGTCCCAGCCGGCCTTCGCTTCCAAGACCAAGCCGGTGTAGAAGGCGTCCGGATAGGCGTAGCGGAAAATCCGGGCAGAACCGTGGGAGCTTCCGGCGTCATTTGCCGGGGTAGTGCGTTCCAGCAGGGCTACATCATGGCCGCGGGCGGCCAGTTGCCAGGCGGTGGCTGCGCCGGAGAGCCCGGCTCCGACAACGACGTATTCGAACGATTCCATGGGTGGTGCTCCTCTGGAGGGTTGGTTTTTGCTGCGGGTTTGTTCGCTGAATCCAGTTACTCACCCGCGAATGGTCTGCGTCCAATATCATTTATGAACAGATTGTTAATGCTCGTCGAAAGAATCGTCATGGAACTCAGGCAGCTGCGGTATTTCCTCGTCGTCGCGGACGAACTTCACTTTGGCCGGGCTGCCGAGCGGTTGCACCTGACCCAGCCACCCTTGACGGTAGCGATCCGCAGGCTGGAGAAAGAACTTGGCGTCCAGCTGTTTGACCGCACCACCCGGAAGGTCACGCTGACCGCGGCAGGGGAAGCCTTCAAGGGCCGGATCCGAGGCGCGGTGACTGAACTCGACGAGGCCGCAGGCGACGTCGCCAGTGTGGCCGCCGGGCTCAGCGGCCGGCTGCGGGTGGGGTTCGTCAGTTCCGCCAGCTACACCACCATCCCCGAAGCCATCGGCGCTTTCCGGAAACGCCGGCCCCGGGTGGAGTTGGTCCTGAGCCCGCTCACCAGCGGGGAACAGATCGAACAACTGCTCGACGGCGAACTGGACCTTGGCCTCGTTCGCGACCCGGGCGACGTGCCCGGCTTGACCATGGAGTTGGTCGCTGCCGAGGACCTCGTTGCCGTCCTGCCCGAAGCCCACCCCTTGGCAACACGTACCGAAATCCGCCCGCAGGACCTGAAAGGAGAGCCGATGATCCTTTTTCCCTACCGGCTCATGCCGGGCTTCGTCGCCCGCGTCCTGGGTCTGTTCGACCAAGTGGGAACGCCTCCGCGGGTAGTGCAGCAGGCCATCCACCAGGAAACAGTCCTCGGCTTGGTCGCGGCCGGACTCGGACTTTCGATCCTGCCCTCATCCGTCCGCCGCTTCCAGATGCCCGGCCTCATGACCAGGCCCATCACGGGACACCCGCAGACCGCCCTCTACACTGTACGGGGCGGCAGCCCATCACCCGCCGCATACGAATTCCTTGCCTGCCTGCGGGGGCCTGATCGCGGCTAAGTCCGCGAAAGTTATCCAGCAGGCGTCATAAAAAACTTGCCTAGGATTCAGCCTACGTGCGCGGAACCCGACCAGCACAGGCCAAAAAGACTTTCACATCATTCCGGCGGCGCGCTCCGCGCCGCCGGAATTACGACCATTTGACCGGCATCATTGACGAGACGGTGTGCAAGGGAGAACACGTGGGGAACACCCGACTTGGTGCAGACACACGGATCCTCATCATCGGCGCAGGAGTAGTCGGCGCCGCCTTGGCGGACGACCTGACCCGGCACGGCATGAACTCCGTGACAGTCGTTGACCAAGGACCCCTGTACGAAACGGGCGGCTCTTCGTCGCACGCTCCGGGATTTGCTTTCCAGACCACAGGATCGTCGGTCATGACGGAACTCGCCCGTCGCACCTCGGACAAACTGGATGGCCTTGAGCTCGATGGGGAATGGATCCTCAAACGCGTCGGCGGCCTCGAATTGGCATGCGATGACGAGCGCATGGAGTACCTGCACCGCCGCCATAACCTTGCACAGTCCTGGGGGCGTACCCTCCCGCATGGTCACCCCCGGGGAATGTAGTGAGCTGTTCCCGGCGTTGGATCCCAGCTCGATCATGGCGGCCTCCACACTCCGACGGACGGCGTCGTAAAGGCCGTTCGGGCAGTGGAATGGCAGGCCCGTCGCGCGATCGAAAACGGCGCGCTGTTCTATGGACACACCGAAGTGACGGGCTTCCGGACCGAGGCCGGCCGCGTCAGCGGGGTGGACGTACGCACCACTCCTCCCGTCCCCGGCAACCAATCGAAGGGACATTTGCTCCCCGAGGGCACCGACTTCACCGCAGCCGACATCGTCGTGGTCTGTGCCGGGTTGTGGGGGCCGGGCTTGGGCAAGCAGGGGCACGCCTTTCCTGGGCGGCCATGCTGTTCCTTCGTAGCCATCTCAGTCCCGACCATCTCAAATCGCAGATCTTCACTGTCGGCGCCGGCCTCCGCACCACGGCAACTGCCGCCGGTGCGGCCCTTGCCGCCTCGGCTTCCGGCCTCGGGGGTGCGCTGACAGTGGGGTTGATAGGCGTTATTTGGGTCCTGTCGGCCGCCTGGATGACCGCGTTTCCACGGAGCGCGGCAGGTTCTTGAACGACGTTCGAGGGTGTGATTGCTAGCGAACGGCGTTGGAGTCCTCGGAGATCAGGCCCGAAAAGTTCATTTCTGCCAGATCATTTTGGGTGAAGAAGGAAACGATCCGTGACTGGAACAAATGGACATGGCGCGTGGCGACGTCTTCCGCTGCCTTCAGGTCACGGGCTTCTACTGCTTTGAGGTAGTCCCAGTGATCGGCGCACACGTTGCGGTAGTGGTCCGCCAAATGTGCTGAGGGTTCCCCTTCCCCCCTGAAACTCATGTAGGCGAGCCGCTGGGAGTGGGTATAGATCTGCTCAGAGAGCCCGGTGACGTAGCGGTTGCCGCCTAAACGGCTTTCCAAAGTATGAAGCTCGGCGTTCCGTCTTGCGATCAATGCCGGGTCGCCGATATGGACCGCATTGTCGACTGCCTCCGTCGCCTCCCTGAGTAGCCCAAGGCCGGCTTGATCAATGCGGGCGATCAGCAGGTGTGTTGATGCGCGGGCCACCATCATCTGTGCTTCCAGCATCTCCCTGCATGCGGTGAGATCGATGTTGCTGACGTGGTACCCGCCACGCTCGCCTGAGTCGATGAGACCTTCGATCGCAAGTTGTGCCAACGCTTCCCGCACCGGCGTCCGACTGGCTCCGATTTCGGCAGCCAGCGTTTGTTCGTCAACCTTGCTTCCTGGAGCCAGGACCATGGTAAGGATCTGCTCGCGCAGCAATTCGTAGGCGCCGTCACGGGCACTTCTATCGCGCTTGCCCACGGTTTTCCCCTTTGGTTCGGTATGCGTCGCTCCTAGTATTCCACTTGAATTCAAAAAAGTGGGCCAAACCACTGGCCATGGAGATCCGTGCCACATACGATGTATTCGAGTCGAATACAAAGACCAAACCAATAGGAGGTGTTCCCTTGGGAAACGACAATGGCGTTGAAGAGTCCTCGGCGCTTCGGAGCAATCGGCGCAAGGCAATAGGGGCGGCAGGCATCGGGTGGGGATTGGACGGGTTCACCTGGACGATGTACGGGTTTGCCTTGACCGCAGCCCTTCCGGCTCTTGGAATTACGGCCGGGATGTCCGGATGGATCACTGCAGTGAGCATCGTTGCCTCTGCCTTGGGCGGATTGATTTTTGGCAACCTTGCAGACAGGTATGGGCGGGTGCGCGTGCTCTGCTGGGTGATTGTCGGTTACAGCGTGTTCACTGCGCTGACGGCCACTTCACAGGATGGAGTCCAGTTCATGATCTGGCGCATCCTTGAGGGATTGACCTTCGGCGGGGAATGGGCAGTTGGTGCAGCCCTTGTCGCGGAGTATGCCCGTCCTGAACGCCGGGGGCGCGCGTTGGCGTTCGTGCAGAGCTGCTACGCAATCGGTTGGGCACTGTCGACTGTCGGGTACCTCGTGATCTTCTCGGTCGCACCGGCCGAGCTGGCGTGGAGGTTCTTGTTCCTTGTCGGCATCTTGCCTGCCCTCTTCGCGTTTGTGATTCGCCGTACCACCCACGATGCCGTACCGGTGACAGCGAAGACTGTCCAGGAACGCCCAAGGGTGTCCGAACTCTTCGCCCCCGGACAGGTCAAGCTGACGGTATTCGCAACACTATTGGGTGTTGGAGTGCAGGCCATCTACTACTCGGTCTTTATCTTCCTGCCCACCTATCTGCGGGATGAACGGGGACTGAGCGTTGTGGGTACGGCCACGTACACCTGGATTGCCATTGTTGGCTCGTTCCTTGGCTACCTCGCCTCCGGCGTGCTGCTGGACTGGTGGGGCCGGCGTCCCACCTTCCTGTTCTTCTTCCTGGGCTCGGCGGGCAGTGTCGCAATCTTTGTGCTGACGCCCTTGGCCGGCCCCGAAATCGGGGTCCCCGTCATCTTCTTGCTGGGCTTTTTTGCCTCTGGCCAGGCAGGCGGGACCGGAGCATACCTTTCGGAACTTTTCCCAACCCGTATCCGGGCTACCGGGCAGGCATTCTCCTACAACCTGGGTCGGGCCTTGGCTGCCTTCGGCCCCCTGACCGTCGGTATTGCCGCGGCATCCATTGGCTGGGGCAACGCCATCTTGCTGATCGCTTCCTGCGGTGTGGTCATCGGGTGCATTGCCTTGGCGGTATTGCCCGAAACCAAAAACCGAAAGCTCGTAAATCTCGATAACGAAAAAACGCCGCACACCGTTCGCGGCTAGGAAAGGCAAGACACAGTCATGACGACAGGTTTACAGTCGGATCTCCAGGTCGCGGTCGACACGGGAGGAACTTTCACCGACGTAGCGGTGCGCAGGAGCGACGGGTCCCTCTTCGTGTGGAAAGTGCCCTCCACGCCGGATTCCCCGGACGAGGCAGTGGTTCACGGAATCACCAGCGCGATCCAGGAGATACACGCCGACGAATCCTCAATCACGCGCTTTGTGCACGGAACAACAGTCGCAACCAACACCGTCATCACGCGCACCGGCGCAAAGGTGGGGCTGGTGACAACACGCGGATTCCGGGACCTGCTGGCCATCGGGCATCAATCACGTCCGCTCCTTTACGATCAGCATGTACACCGGGCAACATCGTTGGTCCCCACAGAGTTCATTGCCGAGGTTGACGAACGCATTGACTTCACGGGCGCGATCCTGTCCCCGCTCAAGGAAGAGGATCTGCGCGCTGCAGCAGACAAATTGAAGGCTGCGGACTTGGATGTCGTGGTCGTCTCCTTCCTGAGTTCCTACGTCAATTCCGAGCACGAGCAACGTGCGGTGCAATTCCTGCTGGACGCAAAGGCGGCGCCCGCGATTTTTGCAGCATCGGCCGTTTCCGCGGAAATCCGTGAGTATGAACGAACCTCAACCGCCGTCATCAATGGATACGTGCAACCTAAAATTTCCGGGTACGTCAAGCGACTGGAGAAGAGCGTCGCCGCTGCCGGGGTTCCCGCGAAGATGTGGATCATGCAGTCCAACGGAGGATTGCTCAGTCCGCAAACAGCGGCAGAACACAGCGCGCGTACCGTGCTATCAGGACTTGCAGGCGGTGTGGTGGGGGCGGCCAACTGGGCCCGACAGCTCGGTCTTGACCGTGTGGTGAGCTTCGATATCGGAGGGACCAGCACTGATATTGCTCTGATCCGGGACGGCAAACCCGACGAGACTTTCGCTGGCGAAATTGATTCGATGCCCTTGCGGTTGCCCTCGGTGGACGTCCATACCATTGGCGCCGGCGGCGGTTCGATCGCCTGGCTGGATTCCGGCGGGGGACTGCGCGTAGGTCCGCAGAGTGCAGGCGCTGTTCCCGGCCCCATATGCTACAGCCGCGGTGGCACCGAACTAACGGTTACTGACGCCCACGTAGTGCTCGGCAGGCTTGGTACCTCCTTGCTCGGAGGACGGTTCGCCATGGATATCGAGGCGGCTCGGAAACGGATGGAGTCCTGGGGAGAGGCGGTTGGCCTGAGCGCCGAAGATACGGCGGAAGGCATCATCCGCGTCATCAATACCACGATGGCACGCGGTGTGCGCAAGGTGAGCGTTGAACGGGGAGTTGACGTCCGTTCCTGTCACCTCATGGCATTCGGAGGTGCAGGCCCACTGCACGGTACTGACCTGCTGCGTGAACTGGGCATGACATCGGCCGTCATTCCGCCGATCGCCGGGATTGCCTCGGCCGTGGGCATGCTGGATGCTCCCGAAAGACACGATTACTCCGTTGCTGTCCATCTTGACGAATCCGATTCAATGGACTCGGTCGATAGAGCCTTCTCGAAACTCGAGGAACAGGCCCTCTCCGTATCCCCTCAGGCGGATTGCCGACGTTGGGTTGACGCCCGCTACGTAGGGCAGAGCTACGAATTGACCATCCCGTACGTCGGGGACTGGGCCGGACAACGCGCTGCCTTCGACCACGCTCACGCCGAGCGTTACGGCTTCAGTGACGTCGGGGCGGCAGTGGAACTCGTGGTGGCCCGTGTTGTCTCCACCAATGGTGCTCCAACCCCAAGTGTTTCCGCCCAGTCATTGAACCGGGCAGCCGGCATTCCGCAGCCTGTAGAACACCGCGACGTCTACATAGACGGTGCCTGGCGTCGCACGCCGATCTATGAGCGCGCCGACTTCGGCCCAGGCGCTACGCTCGATGGCCCACTGATCATCAACCAATTCGATACCACGGTCTTCGTTCGCCCCGATCAAACATGCACGAGCGACGAGTTTGGATTCCTCCACTTGATCATGAAAGGACAGCAATGAGTATCCAGACATTGAGAGAGCTCAACGCCGTAGAACTGGAGATTGCCCGCAATCGGTTGGAGTCGATTTCCGAAGAAGTGGGCATGGGACTGATTCGAACCTCCTACTCACCGAATATCAAGGATCGCCGGGACTGCTCCGCTGGCATCTATGGGCCCGACGGGGAACTGATCTCCCAAGCTGAGCACATCCCGCTGCACTTGGGCCTTATGCCCACTCTCATCCGGCGTGCGCTGGAAGAATACGGTCGTGAGCGACTTGTACCCGGGGATGTCCTGATCACCAACAACCCGTACCTTGGCGGATCCCATCTGCCCGACATCTGCGTGATCACGCCGATCTTCCGTGCGGGGGAGGTAGTTGCCCACGTCGCCAACATGGCGCACCACGTGGACGTTGGCGGAGCAACTCCTGGGTCCATGTCCACCCATTCGACGGAGATCTTCCAGGAGGGCATCAGGATTCCGCCGATGCGCCTCTTCGCCGCCGGCACTCTGCAGGAAGAGGTACTCGCTCTTCTGCTGATGAACATGCGCACTGCGGATAAGACGCGGGGGGACCTCATGGCGCAGGTCGCTGCCAACCGTCTGGGTGAACGCCGTGTGGGTGAGCTGGTTGACGAATGGGGTGTCGAAGGGTTCCGCGACTCTTGGACCGCACTCATTGACTATTCCGAACGCCGGACACGGGCCGCCATTGCCAATCTTCCTGACGGTACGGGCCGTTTCACCGATTACCTTGAACATAATGGCGTACGTCCGGACCGGTTGCCGATCGTGGCTGAGGTGACCGTATCAGGTGATGAGATCACGGTGGATTTCTCGGAATCTGCCGATCACGCCGCAGGAGCGGTGAACTGTTCCTACGCTGTTGCCGAGGCATGCGTGGCTTATGCGGTGAAGCTGTTGGCCGATCCGACGCTGCCCTCAAACGCCGGCCTTATGGCACCCATCACCGTCAATACCCGTCCCGGCAGCCTCGTCGCTGCAGAGTTCCCGGCACCGGTCGCCAACGGCAACACCCAGACTTCGCAACGCATAGTAGATGCCGTGCTTGGCGCCTTCCATACGTTCTCTCACGGCATCGTGCCCGCAGCCTCGAGCGGCAGCATGAGCATTGTGACCATCGGCGGAATTGACCACCGCACAGGAGGCTACTTCTCTTATGTGGAGACCTACGGCGGCGGACAAGGGGCCATGCCGGACATGGATGGCGCATCGGCCGTGCATACGCACATGACCAACACCCGGAACACGCCTTGTGAAGTGATTGAACGTGAATACCCGCTGCGGGTCCTCACGTACGAAATCGCGCACGGCACCGGTGGCGCCGGGCGCTTCACCGGCGGTAACGGTTTGGTCCGCCAACTCGCCCTGACCGGCGGATCGGCCTCGGTGGTTGCGGCCACCGCGCGCGTGGCCGAAGGGCCGTGGGGGCTTGAAGGAGGTTCCGCTGGCCACCCGGCACGCGTGGTACGCCACGATGAGAATGGCTCCCATGAGCTGGAAGCAATGAGTCGTTTTGAGCTGACCGCAGGGCAGAGCATTCTCATCCAGACGGCTGGCGGTGGGGGTTACGGTCTGCCAGGCTCACCGGCCGCTTGAATGGCGGGCCACCGAAGTGGCTGCCGACGGTAACCTGTGCAGGCCGCCACAAGGCACCGTGAGGGCGCAGATTAGTCATTGATTGTAGGACGCCGGGACCCGTGCCTCCACCTGTGGTTGGGGCACGGGTTCGGTGGCGTTCGTTCCCGGGCTTTCACGGGAAATAGTGGAGAATAGGCGCAGTGACCAGTACGCGAGCCATGTTCAAAAAGCCCAAGTCCGTCCTGCGCCGCGTAGTGAATGTGTTGCTCGCCGCCGTGCTGATGCTGGCGGGGCCCGCCGTGATGATCACCAGCTATCAGCAAGTCCACGCCGACGAAGAGCTCGCCCGCACCGGCGTCCACGTCACCGGGACCATCACCTATTTCAGCGACGCCAGGAAGGCGTCGAACCGGGACATCACGGTGGAATTCGTGGCGGCCGACGGCGTGAACCGCTACGCCCATGCCCCCTTGGATCATGAGCAGCACCCGTACATTGGCGAGCAGGTTACCGTCTCCTATCGCGAACAACAACCAGATCAGGCAGTTGTGCTCGGCTATTGAAGCACCAACAAATTCCTCGGTGGCGTCGGCCTGATCCTGACGGCAGTTCTTACAACGCCTGGCGTCGTCCTGATCCCTTCGAAGGTGTGGAGGAGGCAGCGGGACAAGCCCCGCAGCGGCTCCGGGACTCGACCCTGACCAAGCCTCCCAAAGGCCTGCCGGCAACTATTTGGTTGCGGCCGCGTGTTTCGCCTTGTAGCGGTTCCGTCGTGCCCGGAGGTATAGCGCTCCGATGGCAGCAACGATGACGGGAACTGTAATGCCCAGAGGAGCAGCCCAGTCCTTGGTGACGTCGCTGACGACTTTGAGGATGCTGACGTT
Above is a genomic segment from Paenarthrobacter ureafaciens containing:
- a CDS encoding FAD-dependent oxidoreductase, with the translated sequence MESFEYVVVGAGLSGAATAWQLAARGHDVALLERTTPANDAGSSHGSARIFRYAYPDAFYTGLVLEAKAGWDELARLSGKQLITPTGAVDYGAVRQPERLAAALSTHGIEHELVTAKEAQDRWGQIAFDTDVLWHPGAGVIDAYESVAAMVDQAVTHGAALHTNWAVASIKGTAGDYILTSEDARAFKAANVVVAAGGWLPQLLGSLSLPAGFLAGMPRIEVRQEQAYHFPYADQAAIETWPTFIHKREGWQAYGLPGGRDAGFRGQKVAEYNGGKILPSAADQDGLIDPANRRRVIDYVEKYLPGLVPEPYAETTCLFTNTPTEDFIIDRAGGITVLSPCSGHGAKFAPLIGQLGADLATGSGTVPEQFRLAPQATAAGAH
- a CDS encoding LysR family transcriptional regulator, producing MLVERIVMELRQLRYFLVVADELHFGRAAERLHLTQPPLTVAIRRLEKELGVQLFDRTTRKVTLTAAGEAFKGRIRGAVTELDEAAGDVASVAAGLSGRLRVGFVSSASYTTIPEAIGAFRKRRPRVELVLSPLTSGEQIEQLLDGELDLGLVRDPGDVPGLTMELVAAEDLVAVLPEAHPLATRTEIRPQDLKGEPMILFPYRLMPGFVARVLGLFDQVGTPPRVVQQAIHQETVLGLVAAGLGLSILPSSVRRFQMPGLMTRPITGHPQTALYTVRGGSPSPAAYEFLACLRGPDRG
- a CDS encoding GntR family transcriptional regulator → MGKRDRSARDGAYELLREQILTMVLAPGSKVDEQTLAAEIGASRTPVREALAQLAIEGLIDSGERGGYHVSNIDLTACREMLEAQMMVARASTHLLIARIDQAGLGLLREATEAVDNAVHIGDPALIARRNAELHTLESRLGGNRYVTGLSEQIYTHSQRLAYMSFRGEGEPSAHLADHYRNVCADHWDYLKAVEARDLKAAEDVATRHVHLFQSRIVSFFTQNDLAEMNFSGLISEDSNAVR
- a CDS encoding MFS transporter, producing MGNDNGVEESSALRSNRRKAIGAAGIGWGLDGFTWTMYGFALTAALPALGITAGMSGWITAVSIVASALGGLIFGNLADRYGRVRVLCWVIVGYSVFTALTATSQDGVQFMIWRILEGLTFGGEWAVGAALVAEYARPERRGRALAFVQSCYAIGWALSTVGYLVIFSVAPAELAWRFLFLVGILPALFAFVIRRTTHDAVPVTAKTVQERPRVSELFAPGQVKLTVFATLLGVGVQAIYYSVFIFLPTYLRDERGLSVVGTATYTWIAIVGSFLGYLASGVLLDWWGRRPTFLFFFLGSAGSVAIFVLTPLAGPEIGVPVIFLLGFFASGQAGGTGAYLSELFPTRIRATGQAFSYNLGRALAAFGPLTVGIAAASIGWGNAILLIASCGVVIGCIALAVLPETKNRKLVNLDNEKTPHTVRG
- a CDS encoding hydantoinase/oxoprolinase family protein, producing the protein MTTGLQSDLQVAVDTGGTFTDVAVRRSDGSLFVWKVPSTPDSPDEAVVHGITSAIQEIHADESSITRFVHGTTVATNTVITRTGAKVGLVTTRGFRDLLAIGHQSRPLLYDQHVHRATSLVPTEFIAEVDERIDFTGAILSPLKEEDLRAAADKLKAADLDVVVVSFLSSYVNSEHEQRAVQFLLDAKAAPAIFAASAVSAEIREYERTSTAVINGYVQPKISGYVKRLEKSVAAAGVPAKMWIMQSNGGLLSPQTAAEHSARTVLSGLAGGVVGAANWARQLGLDRVVSFDIGGTSTDIALIRDGKPDETFAGEIDSMPLRLPSVDVHTIGAGGGSIAWLDSGGGLRVGPQSAGAVPGPICYSRGGTELTVTDAHVVLGRLGTSLLGGRFAMDIEAARKRMESWGEAVGLSAEDTAEGIIRVINTTMARGVRKVSVERGVDVRSCHLMAFGGAGPLHGTDLLRELGMTSAVIPPIAGIASAVGMLDAPERHDYSVAVHLDESDSMDSVDRAFSKLEEQALSVSPQADCRRWVDARYVGQSYELTIPYVGDWAGQRAAFDHAHAERYGFSDVGAAVELVVARVVSTNGAPTPSVSAQSLNRAAGIPQPVEHRDVYIDGAWRRTPIYERADFGPGATLDGPLIINQFDTTVFVRPDQTCTSDEFGFLHLIMKGQQ
- a CDS encoding hydantoinase B/oxoprolinase family protein → MSIQTLRELNAVELEIARNRLESISEEVGMGLIRTSYSPNIKDRRDCSAGIYGPDGELISQAEHIPLHLGLMPTLIRRALEEYGRERLVPGDVLITNNPYLGGSHLPDICVITPIFRAGEVVAHVANMAHHVDVGGATPGSMSTHSTEIFQEGIRIPPMRLFAAGTLQEEVLALLLMNMRTADKTRGDLMAQVAANRLGERRVGELVDEWGVEGFRDSWTALIDYSERRTRAAIANLPDGTGRFTDYLEHNGVRPDRLPIVAEVTVSGDEITVDFSESADHAAGAVNCSYAVAEACVAYAVKLLADPTLPSNAGLMAPITVNTRPGSLVAAEFPAPVANGNTQTSQRIVDAVLGAFHTFSHGIVPAASSGSMSIVTIGGIDHRTGGYFSYVETYGGGQGAMPDMDGASAVHTHMTNTRNTPCEVIEREYPLRVLTYEIAHGTGGAGRFTGGNGLVRQLALTGGSASVVAATARVAEGPWGLEGGSAGHPARVVRHDENGSHELEAMSRFELTAGQSILIQTAGGGGYGLPGSPAA
- a CDS encoding DUF3592 domain-containing protein — protein: MTSTRAMFKKPKSVLRRVVNVLLAAVLMLAGPAVMITSYQQVHADEELARTGVHVTGTITYFSDARKASNRDITVEFVAADGVNRYAHAPLDHEQHPYIGEQVTVSYREQQPDQAVVLGY